The Comamonas piscis region TGAAAAACGTTCTGCATGTCCAAGACGCACCCCGCCAGCACTGGGTTGGCGACGGCTTTCCCGTGCGTTCGCTGTTTTCTTACCAAAGCCACGGCAAGCTGCTGAGCCCCTTTTTGCTGCTGGATTTTGCCGGCCCGGCCGAGTTTGCCCCAGCCAGCGCGCCGCGCGGTGTGGGCCAGCACCCCCACCGGGGCTTTGAGACCGTGACCATCGTCTATGACGGCGAGGTGGCGCACCGCGACTCGACCGGCCAGGGGGGAGAGATTGGCCCCGGCGATGTGCAATGGATGACGGCCGGCGCCGGCATTCTGCACGAGGAGTTCCACTCGCCTGCTTTTACCGCGCAAGGCGGCAAGCTGCGCATGCTGCAGCTCTGGGTCAACCTGCCCGCCAAGGACAAGGGCGCAGCCGCTGGCTACCAGGCCATCGTGCAATCGCAGATCCCTGCAGTGGCCTTGCCCGGTGGCGGCCAGCTGCGTGTGATTGCTGGCGATTACCAAGGCCAGCAAGGCCCTGCCAAGACCTTCACGCCGATGCATGTCTGGGATGTGCGTCTGGTGGCGGGGGAGAAGCTGGAGCTGGACCTGCCCGAGGGCTGGAGCACGGCGCTGGCCATTGTGCAAGGCACCGTGCTGGTCAACGGCAACGAGGTGGCCCGCGAGGCGCAGCTGGTGGTGATGGCCCAGGAAGGTAGCCGCCTGAGTTTGGAAGCCAATGGCGATGTGGCCTTGCTGTTGATGAGCGGCGAGCCCATCGACGAGCCCATCGTTGGCTACGGCCCCTTTGTGATGAACAGCCAGCAGGAGATCGTGCAGGCGGTCAATGACTTCAACAGCGGCAAGTTTGGCAGCATGCAGGCTTGATGACGGGGGCTGAGATGGCCCGATAGGCTCCCTCCCAGCGGGCCATAAAAAATGGACACCTCGGTGTCCATTTTTGTTGTGTAGCTTGCCGGGGGCGGCAGCTTACCAATTCGCCTTCATGCGGTCATAAACCCAGTCGCCAAAGCGGCGGTGCGCTTGCGGCGTGTAGTTCACCAGGTCGGAGAACAGGAACTGGTCGATCTTGGAGGCATCCACCAGGGTGTCGGCGGTGCACAGCGAAGAGTTGATCTGGTTCAGACCAATGTTCAGGCCGTTGGTCGGGTCTGCGGTGGTGCAGGCCGGATCGGTGTAGTTGGTGAAGCTGTAGTTGCCGGGGTTGCCGGTCATCGAGTTGAAGTAGAACTGCGCATCGGCGTAGAGCACTTCGGTTCCCGACAGACCGAACAAGGCGTTCAGCAGACCGTTGTTGAAGGCGGTGGTAGCAGCTTCCAGCGTGGAAGAAGGCTTGGGATCTGCGCTGGGTTGGGCGTTGTCCAGGCCGATGGCCCACAGGGTGCGGCCCAGGTTGGGGGTGCCCACGGACAGGATGCGGGGCGCGCCTGCGGTGTTGAGGCGGCGCACCTGGGCAGCGAGCTGCTGGCCAGCGGTGGTCATGTCGGCCAGGTACTGGTCGCGGGTCTTGGTGCCAGCAGCGTATTCGTTGTAACCGGCAATCACGTCGCTCATGCCGCCGCTCATCAGCACAAACTGGGTGCTGGTGAAGGTCGGGTTGGCAGCGAGGTAGCTGTCGATCTGGGAGGTGATGGAAGGCGCATTGGTCACGCCGGTGGCATCGGCTTGGGACACGCGAGCATTGCCGTAGGCATAGGCGGTACCGCCGTCCTTGGCCGCCGTGACCGTCAGGTCGTAGCGGTAGGCGATTTCACGGGTCCAGTTGTTGTAGCTGCCATTGCTGACCGAGTAAGGGCGGCCATTGGGGTTTTGGCCCAGGTCGGACAATGCATCACCGAAAGTGATGATGCTATCGGGGCGAATTGAGTTTGCGGTTGAGCTCGATCCGCAGGCCGCCAAAATGGCCACCGAGGCAGCAGCCACGGCGGTCAACATGGTACGGCGCATCCAGTTTGCTGCCATGAGAGTTCCTTAGTAAGTAGTGCGTAGTGTAGCGAGGCTGACCCTGGCCACCAAGGCGATGAGGTAAAGAGTGGTAAACGCTGGGGATGCTGGGCCGATCAGCCGGCAGCCGCTGCGCGCTGCAAACGGTCGCTGACGCCTTCCCAATCTGCCGTGTCCGGCGGGGTTTCGATCCAGATGAGTCTGGCGCCCCAGTCGTCAAAGTCGCGCAGCAGGCCAAACAGCTCGTGGGCCGCCGCCATCGGGGCGTGGGGCATCGGCTGCAGGCGCAGCTGTGTGCTGCTGCTGTGCAGCGGACTGCGGTGGTAAATGGCGATATGCCGTGCATCGGCGCCCAGCACATCCAGCGCCGATTGCAGCTGCTTGGCATCCATCAGCCGCAGCTTGGCGCTGGGCGCGTAGTGCGCCAGCAAAGTGCCGGAGGTGCGCGGGGTATCAGCGGTTAGCTCCTGCATCGACAAGGGGCGGGTGCCGCAGGCACATGCGATATCGTCGCGGGTGATGGCGCCGGGGCGCAGCAGCACCGGTACGCCACGCGTGCAATCGACAATCGTCGATTCAATGCCGATATCGCAGGCGCCGCCGTCGAGCACCAGCAGGCCATCGCCAAACTCAGCGGCCACATGCGCGGCCGTGGTGGGGCTAACGCGCCCAAACTTGTTGGCGCTGGGCGCCGAGACGCCCCAGACCGGCGGATCAAGCTGCTGGCAGGCGTGCAGCACGGCTTGCGCCACCGGGTGCGAAGGGCAGCGCAGGCCCACGCTGTTCTGGCCTGCGGTGGATGCATCGGCCGCACCGGGCTGGCGCGGCAGGATGAGGGTGAGCGGCCCGGGCCAGAAAGCATCGATCAGCTGCTGGGCAAACACCGGCACGGCCTTGGCATAGCGCTGCGCGCCGGCGGCATCGGCCACATGCACGATCAGCGGGTGGTCGGCAGGCCGGCCCTTGGCGCTGAAGATCTGCGCCACGGCGGCATCGTTGTCGCTGTCGGCGGCCAGGCCGTAGACCGTCTCGGTCGGCAGGCCAACCAGTTGCCCCGCCTGCAGTGCCAGCGCCGCAGCGCGCACCGAGGCGTCGAGCTTTCCATCCAGTATCACAGGCGATCCTCTTAGAACGGGGCGATGCCCAGGATGGCGGCGGCCTGCAGCGCAGTTGCGCGCACTTGCTCGGGCGTGGCTGCGGTGATGTTCAGGTGGCCCATCTTGCGGCCGCGCTTGGCATCGACCTTGCCATACAGGTGCAGGTGGCAGCCAGGCAGCGCCAGGATCTGGTCCCAGGCCGGCGTCTTTGCGGTGGGGCTGTTGGTGAACCACAGATCGCCCAGCAGGTTCAGCATGATGGCCGCGCTGTGCTGACGCGGCTGCACCAGCGGCAGGTTGGCCATGCAGCGTACCTGCAGCTCGAACTGCGACACATCCAGCGCGTTCTGGCTGTAGTGGCCGCTGTTGTGCGGGCGGGGAGCGATCTCGTTGACGACCAGCTGGCCGCTTTCGAGCACAAAGAACTCGACGCAGAGCACGCCCACATAGTCCAGGCCCTCGGCCACCGACTGGGCCGCCGCAATCGCCTGCTCGGCTTGCGCAGCGGGCAGGTTGCCGGCATAGACCTCGGTCACGGCCAGAATGCCTTCGCGGTGCAGGTTGCGCTGCACCGGCAGGTTCACGATGGCGCCCTGGCGGCTGCGGGCCACGATGACCGAGCACTCATGCGCCAGCGGCAGCATTTTCTCCAGCACACAGGCAACCTGGCCCAGCTCGGCCCAGGCGGTGGCCAGCTCCTCGCGGGTCTTGACGCGGACCTGGCCCTTGCCGTCATAGCCCATGCGGGCGGTCTTCAAAATGCCGGGCAGCAGCGCATCGTTGACGGCGGCCAGTTGCTCGGCGGTCTCGATGACGGCATAGGGTGCGCAGGGCACGCCGCATTTCACAAAGTGGGCTTTTTCTGCAGCGCGGTCCTGGGCGATGGCCACGGACGCGCCTGCGGGCGACACCGGCAGGCTGAGCGCGAGCTGGTTCAGTGCGGCAGCGGGCACGTTCTCGAACTCGGTGGTCACTGCAGCGCAGAGGCGTGCCAGCTCGGCCAGGCCTTGCGGGTCTTCGTAGCCGCTGCGCACATGGTGGTGGCTGACCAGGCCGGCTGGGCTGGTGGCATCTGCGTCCAGCACGGCGGTGAAATAACCCATCGATTGGGCGGCATGGGCAAACATGCGGCCCAGCTGGCCGCCGCCCAGGACGCCGAGGGTGGCGCCGGGCAAGATCACCGAGGCGCCGGGCTGGCTGCTGTGGCTGGCGGCGCTCATGCGTTCACCGGCAAGGTCATGTTGCGGGCCGCTTCGGTTTGCGCGGCGCGGAAGGCGTCAAGCTTGGCGCGCAGCGCCGGGTCTTCATTGGCCAGCATGGCCACGGCAAACAGCGCGGCATTGGCTGCGCCGGCCTGGCCGATGGCGAAGGTGGCCACCGGCACGCCCTTGGGCATTTGCACAATCGAATGCAGCGAATCAACACCCTGCAGATGGCGGCTGGCCACCGGCACGCCCAGCACGGGCACAGGGGTTTTAGCGGCTATCATCCCTGGCAGGTGGGCGGCGCCACCGGCTCCGGCGATGATGGCCTTGAGGCCGCGCTCTACGGCACTCTCGGCAAAGCGGAACATGTCGTCAGGCATGCGGTGGGCCGAGACCACCTGGGCTTCGAAGGCAATACCGAATTGCTGGAGAATGTCTACTGCGTGCTGCATGGTCTCCCAGTCGCTGCTGGAGCCCATGACCACGCCAACTTGGATGGGTGTCATAGTGTGGGTTGGCGGGTGTCTAAGGCAAGAATGCCGGCCCCGCGCCAGGGTGTAACCCGCCATTTTACTTTTTGCAGTGAAGCTGCCTGATCAACACGGATTTTTAGCGACATGATCGACGTCACCATTGAGAATTTTGAAGCCGAAGTCATCCAGGCATCCCTGCAGGTGCCCGTGCTGGTGGACTTTTGGGCCCCGTGGTGCGGTCCCTGTAAAACCCTCGGCCCTTTGCTGGATAAGCTCGAAGTCGACTATGCCGGCCGCTTCAAGCTGGTCAAGATCGATTCCGACCAAGAGCAGCAGCTGGCCGGCATGTTCGGCATCCGCTCCATTCCTACCTGCGTGCTGATGATCGGCGGCAAGCCGGTCGATGGCTTTATGGGCGCCCAGCCCGAAGGCAAGCTGCGCGAGTTCCTCGACAAACACCTGCCTTCCGAAGGGGAACTGGCCGCCGAGGCCGGCGCCGATGAAGCCCAGCAGCTGCTGGAAAGCGGCGATGTGCAGGCCGCGCTGCAAATGCTGCAAGAGTCGCTGGCGGCCGACCCCAGCAACGACGACGCCCGTTTTGACTATGCCCGGCTGCTGATCCAGACCGGCGCGGTGACCGAGGCCGAAGCCCAGATCGAAGAACCGCTCAAACGCATCCAACAGCCGCTGCGCTTTGTGGCCCTCAAGGCGTGGGCCAAAGCCATCCGCTTTGTGCATGAGGACGACCGGGGCGACTGGCCGCTGGAGCAGTTTGACGCAGCGATTGCTGCCAACAAGCGCGATTTCGACACCCGCTTTGCTAAGGCGCAGGCGCTGATGGCCGAAGGCCAGTGGACGGCCAGCATGGACGAGTTGCTGGAGATCATCATGCGCGACAAAACCTGGAACGACCAGGCGGCGCGCAAGCTGTTTGTCGCCATTCTGGAGCTGCTGACGCCTCCCAAGCCCAAGGCAACCGACACGGTGCCCGGTACCACCGCTGGTGGCATTGCGCTGACCGGCAAGGCCGGCAAGCAAGAAGACGAAGTGGGCGCGCTGCTGAGCAGCTACCGCCGCCGCCTGAGCATGGCACTGAACTGAGCTTGGGCGCCGCTGTTGCAGCGCTTCCTGTACAGTCTGACCCTACACCCCGTTGCAACTGCAAAAACGGTGTGTAGTAGTTTGCACCTATACTGATAGCAGCAAAGCGGCGATGGGTGCGCGCATGTGCCCATTTTGAGCGTTGATAGGCTGAGAGCTCGGGTCTTTGACGTTTGCAGCGCATGGGGCGCGCCGCTACCGCAGGAGAATCAAAACCATGGGATTGTGGCAAAAACTGCTGGGCTGGCTGAACCCCTCGGCCCCCACGGCTGCCCCCGCTGACACTCTGAGCCCGCCGCCGGCTGGCCCGGTCGCAGGCAACCTGGCGCAGGATGCCGCCGCGCGTGGCGCGCGCGAACCCGCCTTCGACCCTGCCGCAGAGCTGGCAGCGCCCGTCGCCAGCATGCCCAGCGCCCCCCTTGCTCCGCCCCTGTCTGCTGCCCCTGTGGTGGCCGACGCTGCGCCCAGTCCCCAAGCAGATCTCTTCGAAGCCGCTGCGTCCCGTGAGGCCGACGTTCCCGCCGCCATTGCCGACCCGGCCTTGCGCGAGGCGCTGTCCACCTACGCTGGCATGGCCTGGGACCGGCAACTGGATTTTGCCGACAAAGTGGGCGAACGCCCCTGGTCCGCCGATACCGCGCAGGGCTTGATTGCCTTTGGCGATGACCTGCGTTTTCGCATGCAGGTGCTGGGCTCTTACTCTTTCCAATCCGGTACCTGGCTGTGGATTTGGGCGCATACCCAGGCCGAGGTAGCGCCGGCCTTCACCGAGGTGGCACGCCAGCTGCAAGGTTTTGGCGCCGCCAAGAACCTGGCGCTGTTCACCGACCCGCGCACTGCGCTGCGCCAGGAAGACCTGCATGTGATCGGTCTGATTGCTGCTGGCGCCGACAACAGCGCAGGCTACTACCTGGGCAACTATGGCGATGGCATCTTGCTGGCGCTGATCGATCCCGACCACGGCCTGCCGACGACAGTCGCGAAGCCCGAGCGGGTGCCCACCGTCGTGTCGCAGTTGATCAGCGATTTCGAGCTGGACCACCGGGTGCTGCTGCAGCACTACCTCGCCGCCAAGGGTTTTAGCGTGCAGGAGACCGGCTCGCGCATCACCGGCCAGCATGGCGCCAACCGCATCGTTGCCGATCTGGACAGCCTGGGCCGCATCAGCGCCGTCTCCGGCAGCCTGGGCCCTGCTGCCTGATCAGAAGCGGTAGTCCAGCGTCTTCCCTGGCGTGCCTGCTGGCGCCACCTCCACGCTGTGGTCGATGGTTTTGCCGCCATCGGCGTTGGCCTTGACGGTGTAGCGGCCGGCGTCTAGCCGTACTAAGCACACAGGGCCCTGGGCTTGGAACTGCGCCACTTCCTGTCCCTTGTCATCTGCAACCACCACCT contains the following coding sequences:
- a CDS encoding pirin family protein, whose translation is MKNVLHVQDAPRQHWVGDGFPVRSLFSYQSHGKLLSPFLLLDFAGPAEFAPASAPRGVGQHPHRGFETVTIVYDGEVAHRDSTGQGGEIGPGDVQWMTAGAGILHEEFHSPAFTAQGGKLRMLQLWVNLPAKDKGAAAGYQAIVQSQIPAVALPGGGQLRVIAGDYQGQQGPAKTFTPMHVWDVRLVAGEKLELDLPEGWSTALAIVQGTVLVNGNEVAREAQLVVMAQEGSRLSLEANGDVALLLMSGEPIDEPIVGYGPFVMNSQQEIVQAVNDFNSGKFGSMQA
- a CDS encoding SGNH/GDSL hydrolase family protein; the encoded protein is MAANWMRRTMLTAVAAASVAILAACGSSSTANSIRPDSIITFGDALSDLGQNPNGRPYSVSNGSYNNWTREIAYRYDLTVTAAKDGGTAYAYGNARVSQADATGVTNAPSITSQIDSYLAANPTFTSTQFVLMSGGMSDVIAGYNEYAAGTKTRDQYLADMTTAGQQLAAQVRRLNTAGAPRILSVGTPNLGRTLWAIGLDNAQPSADPKPSSTLEAATTAFNNGLLNALFGLSGTEVLYADAQFYFNSMTGNPGNYSFTNYTDPACTTADPTNGLNIGLNQINSSLCTADTLVDASKIDQFLFSDLVNYTPQAHRRFGDWVYDRMKANW
- a CDS encoding L-threonylcarbamoyladenylate synthase, which translates into the protein MILDGKLDASVRAAALALQAGQLVGLPTETVYGLAADSDNDAAVAQIFSAKGRPADHPLIVHVADAAGAQRYAKAVPVFAQQLIDAFWPGPLTLILPRQPGAADASTAGQNSVGLRCPSHPVAQAVLHACQQLDPPVWGVSAPSANKFGRVSPTTAAHVAAEFGDGLLVLDGGACDIGIESTIVDCTRGVPVLLRPGAITRDDIACACGTRPLSMQELTADTPRTSGTLLAHYAPSAKLRLMDAKQLQSALDVLGADARHIAIYHRSPLHSSSTQLRLQPMPHAPMAAAHELFGLLRDFDDWGARLIWIETPPDTADWEGVSDRLQRAAAAG
- a CDS encoding 5-(carboxyamino)imidazole ribonucleotide synthase; this encodes MSAASHSSQPGASVILPGATLGVLGGGQLGRMFAHAAQSMGYFTAVLDADATSPAGLVSHHHVRSGYEDPQGLAELARLCAAVTTEFENVPAAALNQLALSLPVSPAGASVAIAQDRAAEKAHFVKCGVPCAPYAVIETAEQLAAVNDALLPGILKTARMGYDGKGQVRVKTREELATAWAELGQVACVLEKMLPLAHECSVIVARSRQGAIVNLPVQRNLHREGILAVTEVYAGNLPAAQAEQAIAAAQSVAEGLDYVGVLCVEFFVLESGQLVVNEIAPRPHNSGHYSQNALDVSQFELQVRCMANLPLVQPRQHSAAIMLNLLGDLWFTNSPTAKTPAWDQILALPGCHLHLYGKVDAKRGRKMGHLNITAATPEQVRATALQAAAILGIAPF
- the purE gene encoding 5-(carboxyamino)imidazole ribonucleotide mutase, whose product is MTPIQVGVVMGSSSDWETMQHAVDILQQFGIAFEAQVVSAHRMPDDMFRFAESAVERGLKAIIAGAGGAAHLPGMIAAKTPVPVLGVPVASRHLQGVDSLHSIVQMPKGVPVATFAIGQAGAANAALFAVAMLANEDPALRAKLDAFRAAQTEAARNMTLPVNA
- the trxA gene encoding thioredoxin, which encodes MIDVTIENFEAEVIQASLQVPVLVDFWAPWCGPCKTLGPLLDKLEVDYAGRFKLVKIDSDQEQQLAGMFGIRSIPTCVLMIGGKPVDGFMGAQPEGKLREFLDKHLPSEGELAAEAGADEAQQLLESGDVQAALQMLQESLAADPSNDDARFDYARLLIQTGAVTEAEAQIEEPLKRIQQPLRFVALKAWAKAIRFVHEDDRGDWPLEQFDAAIAANKRDFDTRFAKAQALMAEGQWTASMDELLEIIMRDKTWNDQAARKLFVAILELLTPPKPKATDTVPGTTAGGIALTGKAGKQEDEVGALLSSYRRRLSMALN
- a CDS encoding DUF6882 domain-containing protein is translated as MGLWQKLLGWLNPSAPTAAPADTLSPPPAGPVAGNLAQDAAARGAREPAFDPAAELAAPVASMPSAPLAPPLSAAPVVADAAPSPQADLFEAAASREADVPAAIADPALREALSTYAGMAWDRQLDFADKVGERPWSADTAQGLIAFGDDLRFRMQVLGSYSFQSGTWLWIWAHTQAEVAPAFTEVARQLQGFGAAKNLALFTDPRTALRQEDLHVIGLIAAGADNSAGYYLGNYGDGILLALIDPDHGLPTTVAKPERVPTVVSQLISDFELDHRVLLQHYLAAKGFSVQETGSRITGQHGANRIVADLDSLGRISAVSGSLGPAA